In Aerococcaceae bacterium zg-252, the genomic window AGCAAACATTGGTAGAGGATTATAAGCGTTTAGAATCTGCTTTAGAGCAAGCTCGTCTTCAATTATCGCCACATCATACGCAACGAGCTAATTTAGAAGTGGAAATTCGCTACTTAGAGCAAGACGGCACATATCAAAGTTTAATGCAGCAATTAGCGAATAAGAAAGAAGAAATTCAACGAGCTATTTTAATGTGGGGAACGAAACGTTTAGCGATGAATATTATTTACAAAACATTGCGACATGGAATTGATAATCCAGTGTCAACGATTGTTGAACGAGCGAATCAAATTTTTGAGCAATTAAGTTATGGTCGCTATAACCAAATTAAGTTGAATCAAACAGGTGTGAAAGTCATGCAGTTTAGTGGAATTTTATTTGAGCTACATGAACTTTCTCAAGGAACATTGGAGCAACTATATGTTGCCTTACGATTGGCATTTGTAGAAAGTGCTACGGCAATGGTAAAATTACCAGTAATGATTGATGACGCATTTGTTAATTTTGATGAATATCGTAAGACAAGTATGTACCAAGTTTTATTGGCGTTCAGTAAAACAACGCAAGTATTGTTCTTTACATTTGACCCACAAGCGAATGAAACATTTGCAGAGTTACCAGTCATCAAATTAGAGGAATCAATCGCTATTTCAGGAGAGGAGGTAAATTAGTGAGCTATTTATTGAAAGATGTTCAAGTAGGAGAAGAATTTGCATTATTTGTATTATTAAAGAGTGCAGATGTACGTGTTGCAAAAAATGGTAATCCATTTATCGCATTTAGTTTTCAAGATTCGTCTGCTACGATTGAAGGAATGTATTGGTCAGCGACTGAGGAAGAAATAGATCGCTTTAAAGCTGGACGTGTTGTCTTTTTACGTGGAGAAAAAGATTTATATCAAGGTAAGCCACAAGTAAAAATTAAGCAAATTCGTTTAGCTGAAGCAGGTGAGCCGGATGATCCTACTTTATATGTTGAACATATTGGTGTAAAACGTTCCGAAATTGAGAGTGAGATTAATGAAGCTATTTTTCTGATAAAAGAACCAAATATTATTCGAGTCGTACATAAAGTTTTGAAAATGGTGGATGAAGATTTCTATGTCTTTCCAGCTGCAAAACGTCATCATCATGCAATGGCTGGTGGCTTAAGTTTCCATACAGTTTCGATGTTGCGTATTGCACGTGCTTTGCTAAAAATTTATCCAGACCTTAATGCCAGCCTGTTAATTTCTGGTGTGATTTTACATGATATTGGGAAAACGATTGAGTTGAGTGGAGCGATTTCGACAGAATATACGTTAAAAGGCAAGTTAATGGGGCATTTAGTATTGATGAGTGAGCTAATCGACCGTGCTTGTACGGAGATTGGTATTAATCCTGAAATGGAATCCATTATTTTGCTAAAACATGTTGTGCTAGCGCATCATGGTAAACTGGAGTTCGGTAGTCCAGTTGTCCCACAAATTTTAGAAGCTGAATTGGTACATCAAATCGATTTAATGGATGCTAATATCAATATGATGTTAACAGCTGTCAATAAAGTTGAAGGTGGCGATTATTCAGAACCAGTTTATGCATTAGACAGACGCCAATTTTATAAACCAAAATTTAAATAAATAGTGCGACAATGAGCGCTTTGAAATGAACCACTGGAGAAAGTTTCCGGATGTGTGAAACGCATCAAGGGAACTTTTGAAGTGGATGTCATTTCAGCTCATTGGAGCCGGAATAAAAATAGGCGAACGAGAGTGATCAAAAAAAGATAGGAGTTTTAATTATGTCAACAGAAGAAACAAAACATCAACACGGTGAACATTGTCATTGTGGACACGACCACGGACACCATTGTCACCACGACCACAGTGAACATTGCTGTGGAGGGCATGACCATGGACATCATCACCACCATGAGCATGGTCATCAGTGTGGTTGTGGACATCACCACCATGAAGGACATCATCATCATGGTTTAACAATTGACTTTGACGGTGAAGTAAATGTTTCAGCTGATTTCTTGTGGAATATTATTGTGAATGAAACTGAAAAATGGTTTAGTGAGTTAGAGTGGACTGATTTCCGTGCAGGTGGAACGCTCGAATATCGAAGTGATGATGCAATGGCAGATTATATGATTTTAGATGTTGAAGCACCTGAATTAGTTGCTTTTACGTGGGACAATAGTACAATAGCAATTGAATTAATCGCAAGAGAAGAAAATGTGACGACATTGCGTTTCACTAATTGGATTGAAGCGATTGATGAGTCGACAGCTCACTATTTAACACGTTGGATGTTGGCACTCCAAAATTTAGCTGCCTATGCTCAAGGTGAGCCTGTAGAAGAAGATATGTTAAATGCGTATGAAGAAATATTACCAAAAATGCGTGAAATGCTTGAGATGCACCAAACAGATGTAGAGTTTGAGTAAGAGTGTCATTCTCAATGTAAATTAATCTCTAGGGGTAATACTTTTAACTGTATCATTCGTCAACTTATTGATTGCCTCGTATAGTCGATTAACAACATCGTTTAACGAGTTAAAACATTCATTTTTATATCCCATAGTTCGTATTTGTTCCAGATATGTTCTATGGGATTCCTTTCGGATGTATAGGGTGGTATGCGTGTAATACCAATGTTTTCAGGAATAACAAGGATTTTTGATTTGTGCCAAGTCGCACCATCGTAAACCAAAAAATGACTATTTTTCTATAGGAACTGGTCAAAGGTTGTAAATTCTAACAAATCGATGGATAAGATTGTTGATAAATCAGTATCTTTAATTCCAGTTGTTAAAATTTATGGACATTCTGCTTAGTTCCATGATTATTGTTTCCTGAATATGGAGCCTATACTTTGTCGAATTTTAGAAGTTTTCATTTACTTAATAAGACGTTTAGTATCAATGAATTAAAGGATAGATGATTGGAGGGGAAATATTGTTAATTGAGTTAAATAATGTAAATAAGAGCTATATAGATACTGAGAATCAATTAAAAAAATCTGTATTAAAGAGAATCTTCTCGAGGAAAATGAAAAAATTAATTATTGATGATTTATCATTCAATGTAAATTCAGGTGAAATAGTAGGGTATATTGGGGAAAATGGTGCGGGGAAATCCACTACAATCAAAATGATTTTAGGTATTATGCCTCCGGACTCAGGTTCTATTATGGTTTTTAATAAATTCCCTTTCATAAGTCGAAAAAAGAATGCCTTAAATATTGGAGTATTATTCGGTCAAAAATCACATCTTTGGTGGGATTTACCTCTAATTGATTCGTTTTATTTTTTGCAAAAAATTTATAAAAAGTATACTCAAGAAGATAAAGAATGGTTAAATTGGTTAATTGAAGAACTAGAAGTGAAAGAATTTGTTGAACAGCCAGTGAGAGAATTGTCTTTAGGACAGAGAATGAGAGCAGAATTTATATGTTCTATTTTACATTCTCCGAAGTTAGTCGTATTGGATGAGCCTACTATTGGTTTGGATGTGAAAACTAAACAAAAATTAATGGAAATTATTTTAAAAGTCAATCAAGCTAAAGGCACAACATTTTTAATTACAAGTCATGATTTTCAAGAAATTGAAAAAGTATGTAATCGAATTATTCTTTTAAGTGAAGGAAAAAATGTATTTGATGGAACTGTGTCGGAGTATAAAAATCGATATAGTTTCTATCGAAAGGTTACGATTGAGACAGTAGAAAAGTTTGAATATAGTTTAAGCGAACTCAAATTATTAACAGAAAATATTTCATCAAAAGAATATTATTTTGATGAAAGGGTTATTTCAGAAGAACAGGTAAGAAAATTAGTAGAGAAAATGTTTGGAGATAAGAAATTTGTTTTTGCGCCACTAACTTTCTCTGAAATTGTCATTATTACGAGGAGATAGAAGCATGAATCAAATTTGTACGTATGCTTATTACCAATTTAAAGTTAATATTCGGTACAAGATGAATAATATCTTTAGTATTATGAGTACTTTTGTAGCGATACTGGTACAATTTTATGTATGGAAATATGTTGAACAAGTTGAACATATAGACACAAATATTATTTCTATTTATACTTTATTCGCTTTAACCTTTTCAATATTGTTACCGATATTTTCCTCTGCTGATTTTATATCTAGTAAAATTTTAAAGGGAGATATTGCAATACTTTTACAAAGACCTCAAAGTCTATTATTTATGAATTTTGGTATTCAATGTGGTCATGTGCTGTATCGATTTTGTTATCGTGTTTTACCAATTTGGTTATTATATTTTGTATTTTTTTATAAAAGCATTTATTATTGGGATAATCCTCAATTTTCAATATTAATCATTTTATCATCACTGTTCAGTTGGATATTAAGCTTTATTTTAGGATACATTGTAGGTCTCCTTTCTATACAATTAATCAGTATTAGTGGTTTGAAAAGTTTAGTATCTGGATTACTATTACTATTTGGTGGCGGATTACTGCCAATTGATTTATATCCTGTATTCTTACAAAAAATCGTTTTATTCACACCATTTGCCTCCATCAATTATTATCCTGTAGCTATGCTTAGTGGAATTGCTACTTTTAATGCTATTACTGCAATAAAAATCCAATTATTTTGGCTGGCGTTTTTTTCTATCGTTTTAATTATAGTACATAAAAGCATTTATCAAAAAATTGAAATAATGGGAGGATGACTATGATTAAAGAAATTTGTTTTCATATTTCGCTATATAAATCGTTTGTGAGGATGGATATTAACAGAATAAAACTGTATCCGGTGGATTTTCTTTTAGGTAATTTAGGATTTTTTGTTGATACGATTTCTAATTTGTTTGTACTATATATTATTATGAATACGACAAATCTATTAGGGGAATTTAATGGGTATCAGATGCTGTTATTTTATAGTTTTATTATGTTATCTAATTCAATCTGGGAAATCTTTTTTGTAACAGTTTTGGAAATTCCTTATATGATTCATACCGGAGAGTTAGATATTTTCCTTTTAAGACCGCTAAACATATTATATCAATTTGTTATTTTTCAATTAGATGAAGAGTCGGTCTTCGAAGCGATTTTTTCTTTTGGATTATTAGTATTTTCACTCATTCAAATGAATGAAATAATCAATGCGATTTTTCTACTAAAATTAGTAATTTATTTAATTTCTGCAATTTTAGTAAAATACGCTATTTACTTGTTTTTGAGTAGTCTTTCTTTCTGGTGGCTTTCCAACGACGGTTTGAAAAGTATTATATGGGAAATTTCGCAATTAGCTAATTACCCTTTGTCAATATATCCAGCCTTTATTCGTAATTTATTAGTAATCATACCTTTTGGATTTATTGGTTATTTTCCTGTAAGAGATTTATTATTCAATGATAGGCTGATTAACACCTCATTTTTTATCAATAGTTTAGTAGGTATTGTATCTTTTGTACTAGTATATAAAACAATTTGGACTTTAGGATTAAAAAAATATAAGAGTGCAGGTGGATAAAAAGCTTTTTAGTGAATGGATATTGTGGAGTAAGGTCGTTTCATATAATTACAGTTATTGACACTTATTGAAATTATTCCAAAATAGACTGTTTAATTTAGATTATTAGATAATGTTCACAATTCAACTCGTATCTTGTGTTCTGTCAAACGCAGGCGAGTGACCAAAGTAGTCGTTGTAATTTTTATAAAAATAGGTTCGGTTGGAGTAACCGACTTGTTGCGCAATCTCATTAATTGGCAATTTTGTCGATTGAATGAGTAATTGCGCTTTTTTTAATTTCTTCTCATTAAGAAGTTCTGTAAATGTTTTGCCACTCTTATCTTTTATCAAATTACTCAAATAGTTTTTATTAAAATTAAGTATGCGAGCAGCGTCATTTAAGGTTAACTGAGCATATTGACGGTCAATTAAGTCCAATGCCTTATAAAACGGTTCATGTGTAGCCTGTTCAAATTGGTCGCTCGTTAATTCAGGTAAGTGACGAGCAATTTCATACAAGAGAATCGGAATATAATGTGAAATAATTGACTCTGAGAAATCAGACGGCAAGAAATATTCCGTCAGCAATTGCTCCATGATACGTTGAATTTGATTATCTTCATTTGCTCTGATTAAGGCAAAACGTTGTCTTTTTGACGATGACTGGTGCAGTAATGCTTGGTACAATAGACTGTTTTTACTTTTTAAATCCCCTAACCATTCTAAAGATAAGTGATTATTATGAAAGAGTAGATTACATAAAATATCCTGTTCGCCGAGTGGTTGTATGGAATGCGTACTTCCTGTATCCATTAAGAGTAAATCGCCAGCTGACAAAGTAATCGGTTCGCCATTAATAATTTGTTGGCATTCACCTTGAACCATGTAATTAAATTCTAAAAATTGATGTGAATGCTCTGGGTATGCAGCGTAACGGCTATGTTTACTAATAAAGACATCTTTATTTTGAAAGAATAAGGCATCTTGTAAAATCGGTACATGTCCAGTAGGAACATCTGAAATACCAGGTATATCCGGAATAAAGCGATTCAGACGTCTTTGTTCAATTTCATGTTGTGTGTTTTGTAATAAATAGTTTGTAATTGTGTTCATCATTCACCTGTATATTTGATACTTTTATACTGTTTAACTGATATTGTAACACAAATCAATTTGCGATTAAATAGATATATAGAAAGCTAGAACAAGGAGGGAATCACATTGTCTTATCATGTAGCAGTAGATATTGGTGCATCGAGTGGTCGTTTAATTTTAGCGAATTACAATGAGAGTATTGAGTTTACCGAAGTGCATCGTTTTAAAAATGGATTTAGTTATCGAGACGGAAAAGAACGTTGGGATATTCAGCATTTATGCCAAGAAGTGTTGAATGGTCTGAGAAAAGTTAAGGAATTGGGCATTGATAGCTGTACAGTTGGGATTGATACATGGGCAGTTGATTATGTGTTATTAGATGAAGACGGAGCCTTATTAGCCAATCCAGTTGCGTATCGTGATAGCCGTACACAAGGTGCGATTGAGTCTTATACTGAGTCAGTAAGTGCAAAAACTATTTATGAAAAAACTGGCATCCAATTTTTAGAATTTAATACATTGTATCAACTTTATCGTGAAGAGCCAGCATTATTAAGTCAAGCTGACCGTTTGTTATTTATACCGGACTATATCGCTTATTTTCTTACAGGAAAAGCAGTAGGTGAAGTAAGTAATGTTTCAAGTTCGCAATTTTTAAATTTACGTAGTCGTGATTATGACCATGAATTATTAGTGGCAGCCAATGTTCCTGTAACGATTTTACCAACTCTAGTGGAGAGTGGGACAGTGGTAGGGCCTTTGAAACAGTCCTTGAGCGAACAAGCGATTTATCCAGATTGTACAGTGATTGCTGTCGCAACGCATGATACGGCTAGTGCTGTGGTCGGAGTTCCTGCAACGGAAAATAGTAAAAATTGGGCATACTTGAGTTCAGGCACTTGGTCTTTAATCGGTATTGAAACGACTACACCGATAAATAGTGAGGCAGCACGTTTAGCTAATTACACGAATGAGTGGGGAGCATACGGCACCTATCGTTTCTTGAAAAATATTACTGGTATGTGGAGTATTCAAGAAATTGCTCGCATGACGCAATATGAATTGACTTATGCTGAAATGGCAGAAGCTGCGTCAACGGTTGCACCATTTCAACAATTTATTAATCTGAATGATGACCGGTTTACGAATCCAGACAATATGATTGAAGCGATTCGCTCATATTGTCGTGAGACTAATCAAGTTGTTCCCCAAACAATTGGTGAACTGGTAATGGCAGTGTATTCCAATCTTGCCTTGTCTTATGTCTATGAAATCAAACGGATTGAAACATTGTCTGATCAAACTATTGATACCTTACATATTGTTGGGGGCGGCTCAAATGTAGCCTTATTAAATCAATTGACTGCTGATTTGTTAAATCGCAAAGTCATAGCAGGGCCTGGCGAAGGAACAGCATATGGAAATATACTTGTTCAAATGATACAACAAGGACATTTTGAAGATGTACAAGCAGCACGAGAGTTTTTAAGTGCAAAAATTGAAGTAGTAGAATATTTACCACAAACACAATATGATGCGACAATTTTAGAACAATTTACAAAAGAAATGGAAAAAATATAGTGTGACAAGGAACGCTTTGAAATGAATCACTGGAGAAAGTCACCGATATGCGAGAATCGCATAAAGGGGACTTTTGAAGTGGATGTCATTTCAGTTCCTTGGAGCCGGAAAAATATAGTGTGAGAGAGGGCGTTTTGCCTCGAAACACTGGAGCAAAATACCGACGTGCATGAAATGCACAGAGGGATTTTTTGAAGTGGACGTCGAGGCAGCCCAAATGAACCGGAATAGAATAGTGTGACAAGGAACGCTTTGAAATGAATCACTGGAGAAAGTCACCGATATGCGAGAATCGCATAAAGGGGACTTTTGAAGTGGACGTCGAGGCAGCCCGAACGAACCGAAATAGAATAGTGCGACAAGGAACACTTTGAAATGAATGGCAACTCAATACAAACGAATCAAAAAAGGAGCAGAAAAAATGGCAACAAAAGAACAAATTGTACAAGCGTATGAATTAGCAAAAGCACGTTATGCTGAATTAGGTGTGGACACAGAAGAAGTATTGAAACGTCTAGCGAATGTAAAAGTATCAATGCATTGCTGGCAAGGTGATGATGTGAAAGGATTTCAATTTCCAGACCAAGAATTAACTGGAGGAATTTCAGTTAGTGGAAATTATCCAGGTGCTGCTCGTACGCCAAAAGAATTACGTGATGATTTAGATAAAGCTTTTAGCTTAATTCCAGGTAAACATAAATTAAATTTACACGCAATCTATACTGATACAGATGAAAAAATTGATTCTGACCAAATCGAACCAAAACATTATCAACCATGGGTTGATTGGGCAAAGAAAAATGGATTAGGACTTGATTTTAATCCAACCCTATTCTCTCATCCAAAATCAGCAGTCACAACACTAAGCTCTGCTGATGATGAGATTCGTGATTTTTGGATTGAACATACACGTCGTAGTCGTCGTATTTCAGAGTATTTTGGTAAAGAAACAGGTATTTTATCTGTCAATAATATTTGGTTACCTGACGGCTCAAAAGATAATCCAATTGACCGAGTGGCACCACGTCAACGTTTATTAGCAGCATTAGATGCAGCGCGAAATGAAGAGATTAATCCACAATATTCAGTTGATGCCGTAGAAGGTAAAGTATTTGGTATGGGAGCAGAATCGTTTACTGTTGGAACGCATGAATTTTACTTAGCGTATGCCTTAACACGTGGTTTATTATGGACGATTGATTCTGGGCATTTCCACCCAACAGAAGACCCGGCAGATAAAATGGCAGCTGTTAAACCATTTAATCAAGGCTTATATTTACACGTTAGCCGTCCTGTGCGTTGGGATTCAGACCATGTTGTTATTATGGATGATGTATTGCAACGCATTACTGAAACGATTGTTAATAATGATTTGTTGGAAACAACGCACATTGGTTTAGATTTCTTTGATGCGACAATCAACCGTGTTGCTGCTTGGGTAATTGGAACACGCAATACGATTAAAGCAGTTTTATTAGCATTATTAGCACCACTTGATACATTAAAAGAAGTCGAGTTAGCTGGTGATTTTACAAAACGTCTAGCATTAACAGAAGAATTAAAATCATTGCCATTTGCGGCTGTATGGGATTATTATTGCTTACAAAACAATGTACCAGTCGGTACTGATTGGATTGCTGAAGTCGAGCAGTATGAAAAAGATGTGTTGAGCAAACGTTCGTAAGAAATGTGTTATAATATGTTATAACATAGGAATAGTTAAGTAGAACTAAAATAAGGAGAAGTCAAATGAAAAATATTTTAGATGCAAAATTTGTTCGTGAAATGATGGATACAACTGCCAACTTGTATCGTTTAGGTTGGGACGAACGTAATGGTGGTAATATTAGTTACTTATTAGATGAGAGTGAAGTAGCTGAGTATTTGGATATTAACCACGTTGAACGTGTCATTCCAATTGATTTTGAGGGAGATGCGTTAGCAGGACGTTACTTTATCGTTACAGGTTCAGGTAAATATTTTAAAAATGTTGAAAAAGACCCAGAAGATAGTTTAGGTGTAATTCGTATCGGTAAAGACGGCAAATCAGTAGAATTACTATGGGGCTTTGTCAATGGTGGTCGTCCAACTTCAGAACTACCGTCACATTTAATGAGTCATATTGCACGTTTATCGGTTGACCCAGAAAATCGTATTGTAATGCACTGCCATGCTAGTCATTTATTAGCAATGACCTTTACGCATTCTTTAGACGAGCGTGAATTTACACGTACTTTATGGCAAATGTGTACTGAATGTTTAGTGGTATTTCCAGAGGGTGTAGGGATTATCCCATGGTTAGTACCTGGTACAAATGAAATTGGCGAGGCAACAGCTGCTAAATTCAAAGAAAATCGTTTAGTGTTATGGCCACATCATGGAATTTATGGTGCAGGACGTGATATGGACGAAACATTTGGTTTAATTGAAACAGCTGAAAAAGCAGGGCAAGTCTTTACTTATGTGCGTGCACAAGGAGAAATTTTACAAACGATTACGGACGAGCAATTACAACAATTGGCTGATGCTTTTGGTGTGACTGCACGAGAGGGCTATTTAAATATTTAATGACAAGATGAAGTGGGGCATGATTGCCCCATTTTTGCTTATACAGGTAGGTGTTCATTTTTGGTAATATATTTGTTATAATGAGAAAAAATAGTAAAAACGAGGAAATGAATATGGCACAAGATAAAATCGCCATTCCCCACCATATTGGAATCATTATGGACGGTAATGGTCGTTGGGCTAAAAAAAGATTATTGCCACGAATTGCAGGACATAAACGTGGTGTCGAAACAATCAAACAAATAACAAAGCATGCCAGTCAACTAGGTGTCAAAATTATAACACTTTATGCTTTTTCGACTGAAAATTGGGGCAGACCTGAGGAAGAAGTAAAATTTTTAATGAGATTACCGAAAGAGTTCTTTAATGCTTTTTTACCGGAACTAATTGAAAATAATTGTCGTGTTGAATGTATTGGTGATATTTCAAAATTACCAGAAGAAACGCAAAATATTTTGCAACAAGCAATTCAAAAAAGTCAGCATTGTACAGGGCTAATTCTAAATTTTGCGATTAATTATGGTGGGCAACAAGAAATTGTTGATGCTGTTCGCAATCTTGTTCAAGATGTACAGTCGGGGCAGTTGGAGATTACAGATATTGATGTATCGCAAATTGCAAATCGTTTAACGACTGCTCGCTATGGAGAGTTTGCTAATCCAGATTTGATTATACGAACAAGTGGCGAACAACGATTGAGTAACTTCTTATTATGGCAATCAGCGTATAGTGAATTATATTTTACGGACGTGTTGTGGCCAGATTTTTCGACAGAAGATTTTGACAAAGCTCTGTTAGCGTATAGTAAACGTCAAAGACGTTTTGGTAAGTTGTAAGAAAATGTTAGAAAGGGTGGTAATTTGAGAGTTCGAACATTGAGTGCTGTCATCGGATTAGCAATTTTTATACCATTTATTTTATTAGGCAATCAATACTTTGCTTTTGCGATTTTTGTACTTGCAGTAGTTGGATTGTTTGAAATCGCTAGGATGAAACATATTCCATATTTTAATTTAATCGGAGTAGTTGCGACATTAGCATTGACATTGATTGTATTGCCACCATATTATACATTGAGTTGGATTACGCTCACTAATTCGCAGTTTTTATTCTATTTATGTGGTATGGCACTATTAATTATGATGGTATATCGCTATAAAAATTTGAATTTTGAGAATGTTTCCTTATTGATGTTTGGAGCACTTTATGTTGGTTTTGGTTTTCGATTCATCATTGTGATTCGTGATATGGGATTAGGGACATTGATGTATTTATTCTTTGTCATTTGGGCGACAGATATTGGTGCCTATTTGGTGGGGCGATTTTTTGGTAAACGACCTTTAGCACCTGAAGTCAGTCCTAATAAAACGGTAGAGGGGTCTCTAGGTGGCGTCATCATTGCGATGTTAGTAGGGATTTTATTTTCACGCATTGTGAATCCTAACTTAGGTTTAGTTGAACATGTATGGTTGTTGAGTGCGATTTTATCGATTGTCGGTCAATTCGGAGATTTAGTTGAATCTTCGTTAAAACGTCATTTTGGTGTTAAAGATTCTGGAAACTTTTTACCAGGACATGGTGGAGTGTTAGATCGATTCGATAGTTTGATTTTCGCAAGTTTCATGTTTATGATATGGCTCAATTTATTTAGAAGATAAGTCGGTGGACTTGTCTTTTTTTCGTTAAATGGGGACTGGGCAATAGAAGGTAGAAATTGTGAATAAAAGATATAGAGAAGGTATTACTCTCTATCTATTGTTAATAATGATAGTCTATTTTTGAACTATTACTGGTTGAGGTGATTTGATTATAATGTTTTAAAGAAGGTTTTAGCAATTAATGAGATATAAAAAAGTATTTATGTTTATAAACATGTATTGTCTTGAAAGATAATGGCGTCTATAAATTGCTTTGTTCTATTAATTATTAGAATAGAACAAAAATTAGTGCTTACCTATAGATTATCTAAACCAATTTCATA contains:
- a CDS encoding HD domain-containing protein encodes the protein MKDVQVGEEFALFVLLKSADVRVAKNGNPFIAFSFQDSSATIEGMYWSATEEEIDRFKAGRVVFLRGEKDLYQGKPQVKIKQIRLAEAGEPDDPTLYVEHIGVKRSEIESEINEAIFLIKEPNIIRVVHKVLKMVDEDFYVFPAAKRHHHAMAGGLSFHTVSMLRIARALLKIYPDLNASLLISGVILHDIGKTIELSGAISTEYTLKGKLMGHLVLMSELIDRACTEIGINPEMESIILLKHVVLAHHGKLEFGSPVVPQILEAELVHQIDLMDANINMMLTAVNKVEGGDYSEPVYALDRRQFYKPKFK
- a CDS encoding ATP-binding cassette domain-containing protein; this translates as MLIELNNVNKSYIDTENQLKKSVLKRIFSRKMKKLIIDDLSFNVNSGEIVGYIGENGAGKSTTIKMILGIMPPDSGSIMVFNKFPFISRKKNALNIGVLFGQKSHLWWDLPLIDSFYFLQKIYKKYTQEDKEWLNWLIEELEVKEFVEQPVRELSLGQRMRAEFICSILHSPKLVVLDEPTIGLDVKTKQKLMEIILKVNQAKGTTFLITSHDFQEIEKVCNRIILLSEGKNVFDGTVSEYKNRYSFYRKVTIETVEKFEYSLSELKLLTENISSKEYYFDERVISEEQVRKLVEKMFGDKKFVFAPLTFSEIVIITRR
- a CDS encoding ABC-2 family transporter protein codes for the protein MIKEICFHISLYKSFVRMDINRIKLYPVDFLLGNLGFFVDTISNLFVLYIIMNTTNLLGEFNGYQMLLFYSFIMLSNSIWEIFFVTVLEIPYMIHTGELDIFLLRPLNILYQFVIFQLDEESVFEAIFSFGLLVFSLIQMNEIINAIFLLKLVIYLISAILVKYAIYLFLSSLSFWWLSNDGLKSIIWEISQLANYPLSIYPAFIRNLLVIIPFGFIGYFPVRDLLFNDRLINTSFFINSLVGIVSFVLVYKTIWTLGLKKYKSAGG
- a CDS encoding helix-turn-helix domain-containing protein, yielding MNTITNYLLQNTQHEIEQRRLNRFIPDIPGISDVPTGHVPILQDALFFQNKDVFISKHSRYAAYPEHSHQFLEFNYMVQGECQQIINGEPITLSAGDLLLMDTGSTHSIQPLGEQDILCNLLFHNNHLSLEWLGDLKSKNSLLYQALLHQSSSKRQRFALIRANEDNQIQRIMEQLLTEYFLPSDFSESIISHYIPILLYEIARHLPELTSDQFEQATHEPFYKALDLIDRQYAQLTLNDAARILNFNKNYLSNLIKDKSGKTFTELLNEKKLKKAQLLIQSTKLPINEIAQQVGYSNRTYFYKNYNDYFGHSPAFDRTQDTS
- the rhaB gene encoding rhamnulokinase; its protein translation is MSYHVAVDIGASSGRLILANYNESIEFTEVHRFKNGFSYRDGKERWDIQHLCQEVLNGLRKVKELGIDSCTVGIDTWAVDYVLLDEDGALLANPVAYRDSRTQGAIESYTESVSAKTIYEKTGIQFLEFNTLYQLYREEPALLSQADRLLFIPDYIAYFLTGKAVGEVSNVSSSQFLNLRSRDYDHELLVAANVPVTILPTLVESGTVVGPLKQSLSEQAIYPDCTVIAVATHDTASAVVGVPATENSKNWAYLSSGTWSLIGIETTTPINSEAARLANYTNEWGAYGTYRFLKNITGMWSIQEIARMTQYELTYAEMAEAASTVAPFQQFINLNDDRFTNPDNMIEAIRSYCRETNQVVPQTIGELVMAVYSNLALSYVYEIKRIETLSDQTIDTLHIVGGGSNVALLNQLTADLLNRKVIAGPGEGTAYGNILVQMIQQGHFEDVQAAREFLSAKIEVVEYLPQTQYDATILEQFTKEMEKI
- a CDS encoding L-rhamnose isomerase, whose amino-acid sequence is MATKEQIVQAYELAKARYAELGVDTEEVLKRLANVKVSMHCWQGDDVKGFQFPDQELTGGISVSGNYPGAARTPKELRDDLDKAFSLIPGKHKLNLHAIYTDTDEKIDSDQIEPKHYQPWVDWAKKNGLGLDFNPTLFSHPKSAVTTLSSADDEIRDFWIEHTRRSRRISEYFGKETGILSVNNIWLPDGSKDNPIDRVAPRQRLLAALDAARNEEINPQYSVDAVEGKVFGMGAESFTVGTHEFYLAYALTRGLLWTIDSGHFHPTEDPADKMAAVKPFNQGLYLHVSRPVRWDSDHVVIMDDVLQRITETIVNNDLLETTHIGLDFFDATINRVAAWVIGTRNTIKAVLLALLAPLDTLKEVELAGDFTKRLALTEELKSLPFAAVWDYYCLQNNVPVGTDWIAEVEQYEKDVLSKRS
- the rhaD gene encoding rhamnulose-1-phosphate aldolase; protein product: MKNILDAKFVREMMDTTANLYRLGWDERNGGNISYLLDESEVAEYLDINHVERVIPIDFEGDALAGRYFIVTGSGKYFKNVEKDPEDSLGVIRIGKDGKSVELLWGFVNGGRPTSELPSHLMSHIARLSVDPENRIVMHCHASHLLAMTFTHSLDEREFTRTLWQMCTECLVVFPEGVGIIPWLVPGTNEIGEATAAKFKENRLVLWPHHGIYGAGRDMDETFGLIETAEKAGQVFTYVRAQGEILQTITDEQLQQLADAFGVTAREGYLNI
- a CDS encoding isoprenyl transferase; this encodes MRKNSKNEEMNMAQDKIAIPHHIGIIMDGNGRWAKKRLLPRIAGHKRGVETIKQITKHASQLGVKIITLYAFSTENWGRPEEEVKFLMRLPKEFFNAFLPELIENNCRVECIGDISKLPEETQNILQQAIQKSQHCTGLILNFAINYGGQQEIVDAVRNLVQDVQSGQLEITDIDVSQIANRLTTARYGEFANPDLIIRTSGEQRLSNFLLWQSAYSELYFTDVLWPDFSTEDFDKALLAYSKRQRRFGKL